Proteins encoded together in one Calditrichota bacterium window:
- a CDS encoding YebC/PmpR family DNA-binding transcriptional regulator gives MSGHSKWATIRRKKEKIDAARGKVFTKLIREIQIASRMGGSDPNSNPRLRTAVDAAKAANMPAANLEKAIKKGAGELDGQVLEEIVYEGYGPAGVAILIECATDNRNRTVGEIRAIFNKRGGSMAEAGAVSWMFERLGYLTLDKSQGEEEEVMMLALEAGATDVKDGGEIWEVYCATGDLYVVKGALEAAGKTVDSAELSYIPNNTVKVEAADSAKSVLTIIELLEEIDDAQNVYSNYEMDDALIESLA, from the coding sequence ATGTCCGGTCATAGTAAATGGGCGACCATCCGTCGCAAAAAAGAAAAGATTGACGCCGCGCGCGGCAAAGTGTTTACCAAGCTCATTCGCGAAATCCAAATCGCTTCCCGAATGGGCGGATCTGATCCCAATAGCAACCCCAGATTGCGCACCGCTGTTGACGCCGCTAAGGCCGCCAACATGCCCGCCGCAAATCTTGAGAAAGCTATTAAGAAGGGCGCGGGCGAACTCGACGGACAGGTGCTCGAAGAGATCGTTTACGAAGGATACGGACCTGCCGGTGTCGCGATACTCATCGAATGCGCAACCGACAACCGCAACCGCACAGTCGGCGAAATCCGCGCTATCTTCAACAAGCGCGGCGGATCCATGGCCGAAGCCGGTGCAGTGTCTTGGATGTTTGAACGGCTTGGTTACCTGACCCTTGACAAGAGTCAGGGCGAAGAAGAAGAAGTGATGATGCTTGCGCTCGAAGCAGGTGCCACTGATGTGAAGGACGGCGGCGAAATTTGGGAAGTCTATTGCGCAACCGGCGATCTTTATGTGGTCAAAGGTGCGCTCGAAGCAGCCGGTAAAACCGTCGACTCCGCCGAACTGTCCTACATTCCGAACAACACCGTCAAGGTTGAAGCGGCCGATTCCGCTAAGTCTGTCTTGACCATCATCGAGTTGCTGGAAGAAATTGACGATGCGCAAAACGTCTATTCCAACTACGAAATGGACGACGCGTTGATTGAAAGTTTGGCCTGA
- a CDS encoding cobalamin B12-binding domain-containing protein codes for MDRKIRVLVAKPGLDGHDRGAKVMAAALRDAGMEVIYTGLRQTPEMIVNAALQEDVDVVALSILSGAHMTFFPAVLKLMNDKGIGDVLLTGGGIIPKGDMEALEKQGVGKLFGPGTPTTEPIEYIRAWVGKNRAA; via the coding sequence ATGGATAGAAAAATCAGAGTGTTAGTGGCCAAACCCGGATTGGACGGCCACGACCGTGGAGCCAAGGTCATGGCCGCCGCTCTCCGCGATGCAGGCATGGAGGTCATCTACACAGGCCTCCGCCAGACCCCTGAAATGATTGTCAATGCCGCCCTTCAAGAGGACGTGGACGTCGTGGCACTGTCCATCCTCTCCGGTGCGCACATGACCTTTTTCCCTGCAGTGCTGAAGCTCATGAACGACAAGGGCATCGGCGACGTCCTGCTGACGGGCGGCGGAATTATCCCCAAAGGCGACATGGAAGCCCTCGAAAAACAGGGCGTCGGAAAACTATTCGGTCCCGGTACACCAACAACTGAACCCATCGAGTACATCAGAGCATGGGTCGGCAAGAACCGGGCGGCGTAA